A region from the Bactrocera dorsalis isolate Fly_Bdor chromosome 1, ASM2337382v1, whole genome shotgun sequence genome encodes:
- the LOC115065854 gene encoding techylectin-5A isoform X4 translates to MAQRLIFLSLLCGHLLYSGNCAAPIQSSANVAPFLTYLCDDDLLKSAVNKVELLSLKLENYNLRMQSELMAIKEQLIREVKKNQELAPPATKKPTSCTEAMRQENEKYAESGVYELYLPEFFHHPFHVYCLRDSNGGEPWTIIQRRQSNDTDFYREWVEYERGFGDLNANFFLGLDKIHALTHSRSHELWFQLEDFQNEKRVAKYESFAIGNAQDKYELIALGQYSGTAGDSFSAHRGEKFTTKDSHNDKNSDNCAVLYTGAWWYQKCHASNLNGLYLGGEFPKDQYAKGVVWHAWRGHYYSLKYVHMAIRPKYH, encoded by the exons ATGGCGCAGCGTTTGATATTCTTGTCCCTTCTGTGTGGGCATCTTTTGTATTCGGGGAATTGTGCGGCACCCATTCAAAGTAGCGCCAATGTAGCG CCATTTCTCACATATCTTTGTGATGATGATTTATTGAAGAGCGCGGTCAACAAGGTGGAGCTTTTGAGCCtcaaattagaaaattataatCTGCG tATGCAAAGCGAATTAATGGCAATAAAAGAGCAACTAATACGTGAAGTAAAGAAGAATCAGGAATTAGCGCCACCTGCCACCAAGAAACCAACATCGTGTACCGAAGCGATGCGTCAAGAAAACGAGAAATATGCGGAGAGTGGTGTTTATGAACTTTACTTGCCTGAATTCTTTCATCACCCCTTCCATGTTTATTGTCTACGTGATTCCAATGGCGGTGAACCATGGACTATAATTCAACGTCGACAAAGCAACGACACCGACTTCTATCGCGAGTGGGTTGAGTATGAGCGTGGTTTCGGCGATTTGAATGCCAATTTCTTTCTCGGCTTGGATAAAATACATGCATTGACTCATTCGCGTTCTCATGAGCTGTGGTTTCAATTAGAAGATTTCCAAAATGAAAAACGTGTTGCTAAGTACGAGAGTTTCGCTATTGGCAATGCTCAGGATAAGTATGAGTTAATTGCGCTTGGACAATATTCAGGCACGGCCGGTGACTCGTTCTCTGCCCATCGCGGCGAAAAATTCACCACTAAAGATAGTCATAACGACAAAAATAGTGATAACTGTGCGGTACTATATACGGGCGCTTGGTGGTATCAGAAATGTCATGCCAG taATCTGAACGGTCTGTATTTAGGAGGAGAGTTTCCGAAGGATCAGTATGCCAAAGGCGTAGTGTGGCATGCCTGGCGTGGACATTACTACTCCCTCAAATATGTGCATATGGCTATAAGACCGAAGTATCACTGA